The proteins below are encoded in one region of Pleuronectes platessa chromosome 12, fPlePla1.1, whole genome shotgun sequence:
- the sertad2b gene encoding LOW QUALITY PROTEIN: SERTA domain-containing protein 2b (The sequence of the model RefSeq protein was modified relative to this genomic sequence to represent the inferred CDS: inserted 2 bases in 1 codon) has translation MFGKGAKRKLDEDEEGLEGKTLEVAVAGGGLSLCPEGLSKVSYTLQRQTIFNISLMKLYSQRPLGEPSLERRVLINNMLRRIQDELKQEGSLRPLLLPPSPPPDDPMDEGFRDAPPSFGVLSATAAAQVSQPSVLLMPAIAPPPSPHPMVPPNCQASQACPSRAETCLAPLEACLTPASLLEEDGGDSTFCAPSPPTPPLSPPLAQCPTLPLALLSPVSPHVTVPVLSSDSFPSTLGDIELGPPTAITRTAAANTTTVTTSPAPTPLTRPSQLAPLSPSRDCRTMGYKPEAASVLLAEARCTELRPMDNLPTLPPGGLVDISSCPSSPPSSASPSGFLSDLALDDVLFADIDTSMYDFDPCTTTGGSGXVAASGGLAKLSPVVTTDDLLKSLSSPYSGSAPQVSANQPFKIDLTELDHIMEVLVGS, from the exons ATGTTCGGTAAAGGTGCGAAGCGGAAGCTGGACGAGGATGAAGAGGGGCTGGAAGGCAAAACGCTGGAGGTGGCGGTGGCGGGAGGGGGACTCAGCCTCTGCCCAGAGGGCCTGTCTAAGGTGTCCTACACCCTGCAGCGCCAGACCATCTTCAACATCTCGCTGATGAAGCTGTACAGCCAGAGGCCGCTTGGCGAGCCCAGCCTGGAGCGCCGTGTCCTTATCAACAACATGTTGCGACGCATCCAGGATGAACTCAAGCAGGAGGGTTCACTGCGGCCACTACTCCTGCCACCGTCACCGCCACCTGACGACCCCATGGATGAGGGCTTCCGTGATGCTCCGCCCTCCTTTGGTGTTTTATCagcgacagcagcagcacaggtaTCCCAGCCTTCTGTGTTGTTGATGCCGGCAATCGCTCCACCGCCTTCACCCCACCCAATGGTGCCTCCCAACTGCCAGGCGTCCCAGGCATGCCCCAGCCGTGCAGAGACTTGTCTTGCCCCTCTGGAAGCCTGCCTCACTCCAGCCTCGTTactggaggaggatggaggagattCAACCTTTTGTGCTCCATCCCCACCAACTCCTCCTCTGTCGCCTCCCCTAGCGCAGTGTCCCACATTACCTTTGGCACTTCTGAGCCCGGTTTCCCCCCATGTCACTGTGCCTGTCTTGTCCAGTGACAGTTTCCCCTCCACGCTGGGTGACATAGAGTTGGGTCCTCCCACAGCCATAACAAGGACAGCAGCAGCTAATACTACAACCGTGACTACCTCCCCAGCTCCCACGCCACTCACCCGGCCCTCCCAGTTAGCACCTCTTTCCCCATCCAGAGACTGCAGGACCATGGGCTATAAACCAGAGGCAGCTAGCGTCTTGCTAGCTGAAGCTCGCTGCACCGAGCTCCGGCCCATGGACAATCTGCccacactgccccctggtggcttagTAGACATTTCCTCTtgtccctcctcacctccttcctctgcctCACCCTCGGGGTTTCTCTCAGACTTGGCGCTGGACGATGTCCTGTTTGCCGACATTGACACGTCCATGTATGACTTTGACCCCTGTACAACAACGGGGGGCAGTGG CGTGGCGGCAAGCGGCGGCCTTGCCAAACTGTCACCGGTGGTGACGACAGACGACCTCCTCAAATCGCTTTCGTCACCATACAGCGGCTCCGCCCCGCAGGTTTCAGCCAATCAGCCTTTTAAAATAGATCTGACAGAACTGGACCACATCATGGAGGTGTTGGTGGGGTCGTGA